The DNA sequence CGGCTAATGTCCTGCATCCCTCCGGGATGCCCAAGACTTTCGCTTTCGGCCATTTCCACGTTTGGCAGAGAAAAACCGGCGGCTTGGGGCGCGGAAGAATACGTCCACTTCATTAGCAGCGAAGCGAGGCAATCTCGTTCCCGCAATGACTGCGGTCTGCGCCTGTTCCGTCCGGCGATCAGGTGATCGGCGCGGCTTGCCGGGGAGCGGGGGAGGGGGGTACAATCGCCCCTTCGCCCGGGGCATTTGGGTCCGGCGGGGCAAAGGAGCAGGCAAATGAACACGTTTCTGAAGATTGTGGGCGGCATTGTGGGCGTGAGCCTCGCCGTGCTGGCCATCCCGCTGTACGCCTATTTCCCCGGCCACAACTGGCGCACGGTGGAGAAGGGCGCCTTCTACGGGTCGCGCCAGATGAGCGGCGCGGCCATCAAGCGCTATGCCAAGAAGCACAACATCCAGACCCTGCTCAACATGCGCGGGCAGAACCCCGGCTCGTCGTGGTATGACGAGGAGGCCAGGGCCTGCGCCGAGGCGGGCATCGCCCACGAGAGCTTCGGCTGGTCCAAGAACAGCCTCCCCGATCCCGGGTCGCTGGCGCGCTTCATCTCCGTGCTGGAAACGGGGCGCAAGCCCTTCCTCGCCCACTGCCAGGGCGGCACCCACCGCACCGGCGTCGCGGCGGCGGTCTACCTCCTGCTCAAGGGCGCGGACGTCGCCACGGCGCGCAAACAGTTCGGCCCCATGTTCAACGACGCGCCCATCGGCGAGTTGCTGGCCCTCTACGAGCGTGGTGGCGCGGGCAGGCCGTTCAAACAGTGGGTCCTGGATGCGTACCCTGCGGCCTACGCCGCGCACAAGGCGGCCAAGGACGCCGCCGCCGCCCCGGCGGGCGCCGTTCCCGCCCCGGCCCCGGCCGGCTGAGGTCCGCCTTGATTGCTGGACAATTCAGGCGCGGGCCGGAGCCGTAGCGGGCAAGAGATTGCTTCGTTTCGCTCGCAATGACGCGGCAACGCATGCCATTGCAGTGGCGCGCATTTTCGTGTCATTGCCTTGACCGCGGAAAGACACGTCATTGCGAAGGAGCGCAGCGACTGAAGCAGCCTCGTTCTCGCCTCGGCTTCGGCTCTCACAACGTCTTATCCGGCAATCCGGGGGCCGCGCCCCGTTTGCGCGGGCAATCCGCCCTCGGGTAGCATCAGCGGCGCCCGAAGGGAACACGCCCATGCCCCCGGAACACAGCACGCCCCCCGGCCCCGCCCGCGACCATGTGCCCGAGATGTTCGACCGCATCTCCTGCACCTATGACCGCGCAAACACGGTGCTTTCCATGGGGTGCGACCGCGCCTGGCGGCGGCGGCTGGCGGGGATGGTCCCCCCCGGCGCGGCCCGCGTGCTGGACCTCGCCACGGGCACCTGCGATGTCCTGCTGACCCTGGCGCGGCGCGAAGGCGTCCGGCTGGCCGCGGGCGCCGACCTGTCGGCGGGCATGCTCCGCCGCGGCTGCTGCAAGGTGGCCGTCGCCCGGCAGGGGGGGAGGTGCGGCCTGGTCCGCGCCGACGCCACCCGCCTCGGCTTCGCCGACGGCGCCTTCGACGCCGTCACCATGGCCTTCGGCATCCGCAACGTCACGGACACCCTCGGCGCGCTCCGGGAGATCCGCCGGGTGCTGCGCCCCGGCGGCCGCGCGCTCATCCTTGAATTTTCCCTGCCGAAAAACGTCCTGTTAAGGGCGGGCTACCTGCTGTACTTCCGGCACATCCTGCCCCGCGTGGGCGGGCTTGTCTCCGGAGAGGCGGGCGCCTACCGTTATTTGAACAGGACTGTGGAGACCTTTCCCTACGGCGGGGCGTTTTGCGCCCTCCTGGCCGAGGCGGGGTTCTCCGCGCCGCGCGCGGTCCCGCTCACCTTCGGGATTGCGGCGATTTACGAGGCGGTCCGACCGGAAACCGGCTGAGATCCCCTGGAGGCACCGTACATGAAGCACCTGCTCCCTGCCCTGGCCCTGCTGCTGGGCGTTGCGCCCGCAGTGTTTGCCGAAGACCCCGCGCCGGCCGCCGCGCCCGCGGCCAAGGCCGACCCGGAAACCCTGGAGGAGTGGAAGCCGCCGCTGGCCAAGGTGCGCGAGCAGCTCGACCTGGTGGACCTCTTCGCCCAGACCACCCGTTTCGGCGGCATGACCGTGAAGGTGCCGGGGGACCTCCAGCGGGTGCCGCTGGAGCTGATCGAGGGCACTGAGGAGCTGCGCAAGCGCGACATCGAGCTGTATGTCAAGGAGCTGCGCTTCAAGGACCTGCGCGTCGCCCGCGAGCCCAAGGCCCTCTGGGTGGAGGCGGAGCGCCCCGGACTCCCCGCGCTTCTCGACTTCGCCACGCTGGGCCTGTCCATTGAGGCCAAGACCAAGATGGGGGTCATCCCCCTCGGCGCCACCTTCACGGACGGCAAGCTGCCCCTGGACTTCCTCCTGAAGCCCGAGGGCTACGACATCGGCGTGATCCCCGAGCGCCGCAAGGCCGACGCGAAGATGGACAACGTGAAGCTCGAGGTCGGCGGCCCGCTCACCAGCGGCATCGCCAACACCTTCTTCAAGAAGACCGTCGCCCAGCTCGTGATGAAATACGGCGTCGGCCAGACGCTAAAGCTCGGCGAGAAAGACCTCCTCAGCGGCGGCACCGCCGCCACCCTGCTCGACCTCAAGGCCGGCTCCGCCGAGGAAAAGGCCGTCTCCGGCGTGCTGGACCGCCTGCTGAAGAAATAGCGGGGGCAACGCGACCCCATCCGACCGATCCGACGGATCCGACCGATCGGTCCGATGGTTGGCGGCTGCGCTGCGGTGTTGTCCGGCGGGCGGCTGTTCTGTAGCGCAGGCGTCCCGCCTGACCGGTCTTCGTTTACCCGGCTTCCGGCCTCGTGCGGGAAAAAGACAAGGCCGCCGGGACGGCGGCGCTATGGAGTCGCCCGTTTCCCCCTACTCCTCCGCCGGGTCCTCTCCGAGGAGGAGGCGCACGACGGCGTTGGCCTGGTGGTCGCGGGGGGCCATGAGCCCCCGGCCGGGTTCTGCGGCGCGCCCTGTCAGTGGATCAGAACATTGCATACGGCAGGGGGATATGGATACTATCACTGTGGCGTTGGTCGTTTGGACTGGATCTGACCGACTCAAATGGATGGCGTCCCAAAAGAAAGGTTCTTGCTTGATCGTTGATCTTGGTGGTAGCATAGCCATACAGTCAGCAAAGAGGAGAAAAGTTGTGGAACAAACCCCTTTCAGTGATGTAACTTTCGCGGATAACCCGGAGCAACGGTGTCCAAGCCTGCTCCTTCTGGACGTTTCAGGCTCGATGGCCGGAGAACCGATCACAGAGCTTCAGGCAGGACTTGAGGGTTATTGTGACGAACTAGCCGCAGACCCATTGGCACGCAAGCGTGTGGAGATTGGGATCGTAACATTCGGCGGCCCCCCACGTGTTGTTCAGCCTTTCAGTACGGCTGATGCGGTATCAGTGCCACAGCTCCAGGCCAGAGGAGACACACCCATGGGGCAGGCTGTCAATATGGGCCTAAGCCTCTTGGACGAACGCAAGAAGGAGTATAAGCAGCACGGAATACCTTACTATCGACCCTGGGTCTTCCTGATTACTGATGGTGCGCCCACGGATGACTCTACCCCAGCGTGGCAGGAGGCTGTGGCGCGCCTGCGCACAGGGCAAGAGGAACGAGCTTTTCTGTTCTTTGCCGTGGGGGTAGAACGCGCCAACATGGACGTTCTGAAGCAACTGAGTGTTTCACGCGATCCTTTGAAGCTCAAGGGCCTTCGGTTTCGAGATCTATTTTCTTGGCTGTCAAATTCACAACAGGCGGTATCTCGGTCTATTTCTGGCGAAACAGTGCCCCTTGAAGACCCAACGGGGCCGACTGGATGGGGTGAGGTTAACGTCTAGTGTGGAAGACCATTTCCGCAAGTGTCGCAGGCTCAGCACACAGTCGACGGGCTGTAGAATGCCAAGATAAGTCCGAGGTCCTTGTCTATGATGTTCAAGGGTCGTGCCATCTCGTTGCCGCCGTTGCCGATGGGGCAGGCTCTGCTCTTCATGGAGCCCTTGGAGCCCAAATTGTTGTCACAGAAATGGTAAGAACTCTAATTCAATGCGCAGATGCAGTTACACCTCCTAGTGAAGTTGACGCTAGACAATGGATAAGCAACCTTCAAGGGATTCTTGATGAAAGGGCGGCGGAAATATCTGAAGAGATTGGGGCGCTTGCCTGCACTCTCCTAGCGTGTCTAATAGGTCCAATGCATTCAGTATTTATTCATATTGGGGATGGAGGTTGGATAGCAAAGGTTGATAATGAGTTGCAGGCTGTGACCTATCCGTACTCTGGAGAATACGAAAACGAGACCGTTTTCATTACTACACCAACATGCGTAGACAAGCTTCAATTCGTTTGCATTGAAAGGCCTGTCGAGATGGTTGCCGCCTACACAGATGGCCTTCAGCACCTATGCCTCGATTACAGATCTAGGCGTCCGCACGAGGGATTCTTTGGCCCAATCATGCTTAGACTCAGCGAGACGAAGAACGTGGATGCTCTCAACGAGAGCCTGGTGGCATTCCTGAATTCGGACGCTATCAACGAGCGCACAGATGACGACAAGACTCTCTTCATGGCGGTGCGCGATGAGGCATATCAGAATACATGCTTCTAGTTTCTGACATGGGTAGAGAGCATCACCTTGGCACCAGACTGGGCCGGGGAGGGGAGGGTGCTGTATTTAGAATATCCAATCGTCCTGGGTTTGTTGCCAAAATATACCACAAGGCTCTAGGACGCGATCGAATAGAGAAACTGCAGCACATGGTGGTCTTGAACGATAATGAGCTCGCTGCAAATTCTGCATGGCCATGTGAGCTGTTGTATCGCAAGCAGACTGAGCCTCCATGTGGATTCGTTATGCAGGCAGTACCATGTGGACACGAGCTCCATGAATTATATGGACCGGCATCTCGAAAAAGGCTGCTGCCAAACGCAACATGGGCATATTTGGTTCATGTCGCGCGCAACTTGGCGTGCGCCTTTTCTGTGCTTCACGCGCGAAACATCGTTATCGGCGACGTAAACCAGAGCAATGCTTTCGCGTGCTTGGACGGAAAAGTTATCCTTGTAGACTGCGACTCGTATCAAGTGACGAGTAGTACCCGATGCTATCCCTGCCATGTAGGAGTTCCAATGTACACTCCCCCAGAACTGCAGGGAATGAGCTTCAGAAACAGATGCCGCTCGCCTGAACACGATGGATTTGGGCTTGCTGTTCTCATATTCCAGCTTCTCTTCATGGGTAGGCATCCATTTGCCGGCATTGGTAAGATGGCCCAGCATCTTTCGCTCGAAAATGGCGAGGCAATTCGCAGAGGGCTGTACGTGTATGGCCAGCTTGCTCATCAGTCTGGAATGCGTGTTCCTCCTAATACACTGCCAATTAATTCTGTGCCTCCCCGTGTGCAGTCACTGCTAGAGGCAGCGTTTGTAAACAAAGGAGGACTGTTTCGCCGGCCACAGGCTACGGATTGGGCAACTGCTCTGGATCAACTGAAGAAGGGTCTAGTTATATGCCGTAGAAACAGTTGTCATGTGTACTCGAACCATCTCAAGAGTTGCCCTTGGTGCATGCTCGCACAGAACATGGGTACAGTGTTCTTTGGCCGAGCGTCCTTTCACGAGACATCAGGCTTTTCCATCAACAGCAGTTTGAACTACCGAGCTAAGGTAGATGCGCACGTTCTCCAGCTTTCGGCATATCACGATTTGAATGTATATGTGATGCGATACCACTATGAAGGAACCCCTTTGCCTGCTGCGTGCCGCGGAGTCGCTAATGACTTTATCGCTGGTGTTGTAATAGCATCTTGTTCTATACTGGCCGCTTATGCGTTTTCGGGTTTCTTTCTATTTGGAGTCCTCTTTGGTTTAGGTGGAATCATGCAAGGTTGGCGTAAGCCAGAGTACTATAACCAGCATATAGAAAGAAAAGCACGTCTTAATGTAAGTGAGAAACGTGCTAGGAGTGAATATCAATCCATGCGTGGCCTCCACGAGTCTCTAATGTCAAAGCATGCGAAAATGAAAACAAGTGCACTGCGAACCGTGTTGGAATATGAGCAGCTGGAATCAGTTTACGATTCTGAAATGCGCTCCCTAGTGCAAAAGAAAAGAACGCTTCAGTTAGAAGAATTCCTGAAGAGATATATGATTTGCTCTAGTTGTATTTCTGGCATAGGACCTGCTCGAAAAAATAGTTTATTAGCATATGGAATCGAAACTGCATCAGATATAGTTGCATCAAAAGTCCTGTTGGTTCCCGGAATCAAGGAACACTACTACCAAGTCTTGTCTCAGTGGAGGCGGGAATGTGAGAAGAAGTTCATCTACGATCCTAGTCTTCCAGTTCCTGCCGAGGAAATTGACCGATTCAACCGCAGGATGTTGGCGCGTAGAGACAACCTTCAGGAGCGCATTAGGAAGGTGTTGCACGAACTTGATTCCTTTGAGGCTTCAGCTTCGAAGGATATGAGTGAATCTATACGAGCAGTTGAGGTCGCCTGTCAAGAGTGGAAAAAGGCCGTTGCAGACTATCGTGTTATGGAAAACACATAGTATCACGTGCGCCTGCTGCCCTCCGACATGTGTTTCCCCCTATTCCTCCGCCGGGTCCTCGCCGAGGAGGAGGCGCACGACGGCGTTGGCCTGGTGGTGGGCGGCCACGCCGACGCGGGGGGCCATGAGCCCCCGGCCGGGTTCTGCGGCGGCGGTTCCGTCGCCCACGAGGTACAGGTGGGGCGCGGCGCGGCGGGTGCGGACCGTGTTGGCGGGGCCGTGGCCCGCGAGGCCGGACGCGGCGACGATGGGGACGCCGGGGAAGGCGCGGGCGTAGGCGGCCACAAGCAGGGCCTTCTGGTCGGCGCGGTCGAAGGCCTCCACCAGCACGTCCATGTCCCGGAAAATGCCCGGGATGTTCGCCTCCGTGAGGCGCACGGCGTGGGCGGTGAGGGCGACCCCCGGGTTCACGCGGCGCAGGGTGTCGCAGAGCGCTTCGGTCTTCAGCATCCCCAGCTGGTCCGTGAAATACTGCTGGCGGTTCAGGTTGCTCGGCTCCACCACGTCGAAATCCGCCAGCACGAGCCGGCCCACGCCCATGCGCGCGAGGGCCACGGCGACGGCGGAGCCCAGCCCGCCGAGCCCGGCGATCCCCACTGCGGCCGCCTTGAGCCGCCGGTGCACGCCGGGCGTGTGGCGCGCGGCCATGAGCGCCTCCAGCTCCTCCGGCGGCGGGGTTTCCCCCCGGCGGATGAACACCACGGCGTCCCCCTCGCGGAGCGGCAGGTCCTCCGTGACGGCCGCGCCGTTCACCACCACCACGTCGGCGCCGGGCTTGACGGCGTCGCGCAGGGAGAAGGCCGTCGCCCCGTCGGGGGCGTCGTGGGGCTGTTCTGACAGCAGAATGCGGGGCATGGGCGAATCCCTCATTGCGCGCGGGCGGTCCAACTTGGTAGAGTCAGCGGGGGCGCGGGACACCCCGGTCCCCCACGGAACAACCTCCCAAGGAGAGACACACGATGCGGCGCATGACTGTTCTTTCGGGCCTTCTCATTGTAGCACTCGCGGCGGCCGCCGCCCTTCCCGCCATGGCGGCGGACGACGACAAGGTGATGGGCGTGTACGAGGGCGCCTTTGACGGCGGCGGCTGGGACGGGAAGACGATCCGCGCCCAGGTCCGCGCCGAGAGCAAGTTCGCCCAGACGGCGGTGATCAAGATCGGTGACGGGACGCAGGAGGTCCGGGTCGAGGTGCCGGGCAAGGGCCGTGAGGGCCGTTTCACCTTCACCGGCGAAGTGGACCTCGGCGCGCTGGGCGGCAAGGCGGAGGTCTCCGGCAAGATCGCCAGCGAGACCTTCACGGGCGCAATCAAGACCAAGAAGGAGGCGGCCTTCACCCTGAAGCGGAGCTTCCCCGAGCCGCCGACGCGCGGCATGGCCGCCCCCGAGGGCGCCGTGGCCCTGTACGACGGCACGAACCTCGACCAGCACTGGAACCTGGTGCCCCACTGGTGCCCCCAGCCCGACGGCTCGGTCCAGATCTGCAACACGAACCTCCAGACGAAGGAGGAGTTCGGCTCCGGGCTCTACCACATCGAGTTCATGACGCCCTTCCTGCCCGAGGAGCGCGGCCAGGGCCGCGGCAACAGCGGCTGCTACATCCTGGGCCGCTACGAGGTGCAGGTGCTCGACAATTTCGGCTGGGCGCCCAAGGACAACCTCTGCGGCGGCATCTACCAGAAGGCCGTCCCCATTGCGGACGCCGTGCTGCCGCCCCTCCAGTGGCAGACCTATGACATCACCTTCACGGCCGCGCAGTACGACGCGGCGGGCAGCAAGACGGCCAACGCCCGCATCACCCTGGTGCACAACGGCGTCACGGTCCACGACGACGTGGAGCTGGACAGCCCGACGCCGGGCGGCGTGAGCGACCAGGACGCCCCGAAGGGCCCGCTCTTCTTCCAGGACCACGGCAACACCGTGAAGTTCCGGAACATCTGGTTCAAGCCCGCCGGCTGAGCCGCGCGGCAACCCAACGGGGGCTCCGGCCCCGGGGAGGCATGAGGCGTGCGTCTTTCGCTGGTGATACCCGCCTACAACGAGGCGGCCCGCATCGGGCCGACCCTCGAGCGGGCGCGGGACTATCTCCGCAGGCAGGAGGGCGATGCCGAGATCGTCGTGGTGGACGACGGCAGCACGGACGGCACGGCGGATGTGGTCCGCGGATTCGAGGCCGACGACGGGCCCGCTGTGCGCCTGCACGTCTTCCCGGAGAACCGGGGCAAGGGCGCGGCGGTGCGCGAAGGCATGCTCCGCCAGGCCACCGGCGCCTTCCGCTTCTTCACCGACGCCGACGGCTCCACCCCCGTGGAGGAGATGGAGAAATGCGGTGCCCTCTTCGGCGGGGAGGCCGACATCGTCATCGGGTCGCGCGCCCTGCCGGAATCGCGCATCGAGATCCACCAGGCGTGGCACCGCGAGCGCATGGGCCGCGTGTTCAACACCCTCCTGCGGACCGTCCGCCTGACGCGGTTCCGCGACACCCAGTGCGGCTTCAAGGGCTTCACCGCCGGCGCCGCGGAGCGCTGCTTCTCCCGCCAGACCCTCGAC is a window from the Candidatus Hydrogenedentota bacterium genome containing:
- a CDS encoding VWA domain-containing protein, producing MASQKKGSCLIVDLGGSIAIQSAKRRKVVEQTPFSDVTFADNPEQRCPSLLLLDVSGSMAGEPITELQAGLEGYCDELAADPLARKRVEIGIVTFGGPPRVVQPFSTADAVSVPQLQARGDTPMGQAVNMGLSLLDERKKEYKQHGIPYYRPWVFLITDGAPTDDSTPAWQEAVARLRTGQEERAFLFFAVGVERANMDVLKQLSVSRDPLKLKGLRFRDLFSWLSNSQQAVSRSISGETVPLEDPTGPTGWGEVNV
- the thiF gene encoding sulfur carrier protein ThiS adenylyltransferase ThiF — its product is MPRILLSEQPHDAPDGATAFSLRDAVKPGADVVVVNGAAVTEDLPLREGDAVVFIRRGETPPPEELEALMAARHTPGVHRRLKAAAVGIAGLGGLGSAVAVALARMGVGRLVLADFDVVEPSNLNRQQYFTDQLGMLKTEALCDTLRRVNPGVALTAHAVRLTEANIPGIFRDMDVLVEAFDRADQKALLVAAYARAFPGVPIVAASGLAGHGPANTVRTRRAAPHLYLVGDGTAAAEPGRGLMAPRVGVAAHHQANAVVRLLLGEDPAEE
- a CDS encoding glycosyltransferase family 2 protein; protein product: MRLSLVIPAYNEAARIGPTLERARDYLRRQEGDAEIVVVDDGSTDGTADVVRGFEADDGPAVRLHVFPENRGKGAAVREGMLRQATGAFRFFTDADGSTPVEEMEKCGALFGGEADIVIGSRALPESRIEIHQAWHRERMGRVFNTLLRTVRLTRFRDTQCGFKGFTAGAAERCFSRQTLDGFSFDVEVLFIAGLQGLRVREVPVVWRNSPQSRVHACTDSTRMFRDALRIRLNAGAGRYR
- a CDS encoding protein phosphatase 2C domain-containing protein, with the protein product MWKTISASVAGSAHSRRAVECQDKSEVLVYDVQGSCHLVAAVADGAGSALHGALGAQIVVTEMVRTLIQCADAVTPPSEVDARQWISNLQGILDERAAEISEEIGALACTLLACLIGPMHSVFIHIGDGGWIAKVDNELQAVTYPYSGEYENETVFITTPTCVDKLQFVCIERPVEMVAAYTDGLQHLCLDYRSRRPHEGFFGPIMLRLSETKNVDALNESLVAFLNSDAINERTDDDKTLFMAVRDEAYQNTCF
- a CDS encoding dual specificity protein phosphatase family protein — translated: MNTFLKIVGGIVGVSLAVLAIPLYAYFPGHNWRTVEKGAFYGSRQMSGAAIKRYAKKHNIQTLLNMRGQNPGSSWYDEEARACAEAGIAHESFGWSKNSLPDPGSLARFISVLETGRKPFLAHCQGGTHRTGVAAAVYLLLKGADVATARKQFGPMFNDAPIGELLALYERGGAGRPFKQWVLDAYPAAYAAHKAAKDAAAAPAGAVPAPAPAG
- a CDS encoding ubiquinone/menaquinone biosynthesis methyltransferase, producing MFDRISCTYDRANTVLSMGCDRAWRRRLAGMVPPGAARVLDLATGTCDVLLTLARREGVRLAAGADLSAGMLRRGCCKVAVARQGGRCGLVRADATRLGFADGAFDAVTMAFGIRNVTDTLGALREIRRVLRPGGRALILEFSLPKNVLLRAGYLLYFRHILPRVGGLVSGEAGAYRYLNRTVETFPYGGAFCALLAEAGFSAPRAVPLTFGIAAIYEAVRPETG
- a CDS encoding DUF1080 domain-containing protein; amino-acid sequence: MRRMTVLSGLLIVALAAAAALPAMAADDDKVMGVYEGAFDGGGWDGKTIRAQVRAESKFAQTAVIKIGDGTQEVRVEVPGKGREGRFTFTGEVDLGALGGKAEVSGKIASETFTGAIKTKKEAAFTLKRSFPEPPTRGMAAPEGAVALYDGTNLDQHWNLVPHWCPQPDGSVQICNTNLQTKEEFGSGLYHIEFMTPFLPEERGQGRGNSGCYILGRYEVQVLDNFGWAPKDNLCGGIYQKAVPIADAVLPPLQWQTYDITFTAAQYDAAGSKTANARITLVHNGVTVHDDVELDSPTPGGVSDQDAPKGPLFFQDHGNTVKFRNIWFKPAG